In the Deferribacter desulfuricans SSM1 genome, TGACTAAAGTTTCAGCTATTTCTAAAGCAGCTTCACCGCTATCCGGTTGGCTGATGAGAAGTTCGTCGGTATTCACTCCGATTGCTTCTGCATAGACAGGGTCCAGTGCATGTTCTGCATCTATAAATGCAGCTACCCCACCCATTTTTTGAGCTTCTGCGATAACATGTAAAGCAACAGTTGTTTTACCACTTGATTCACTACCATATATTTCGGTTATTCTACCTCTTGGAATACCACCTACTCCAAGTGCAATGTCGAGGGATAAAGCACCTGTAGGTATTACTGGCGGCTTTTCTATCGCTTTATCACCAAGTCGCATAACTGCGCCTTTACCAAAATCTCTTTCAATTTTGCTCATTGCGAGCTCTAAAGCTTTTTTCTTATTTTCATCCATCTGTTTCCTCCTGGGATAATTTTTTTATATAAAGTGGTGAATAAATTGGACCTTCTTTTGTAAGCGTACTTTGAAATAGTGTGATTTCATTTACCTGAGATGATATCTTTTTAAAATTTTCATTTATTTTATCTATAAAATCATATAAGCGTTTTTTGTTAAACACAGTTTTTATTCTTGCTCCTGTTAGATGTATTATAAATTTTTTATTATCGAAAGTTATACGATTTTTTTTTAGGCAGTTTCTTAAGTTTTTTGTGAGATTAGCAAGTTCTTCAGAAAATCCGTTTAAAAAGAAGACTGTAGGTGAGCTATTTCTTTCAAAAAAAGAGAATTTATCAAAATAAACTGTTATAGGTTTAGATTTTATAGCATCAAGGCAATTGGTTATTTTATTTACATAAGTTTTTTGCTGTGAGCCTAAAAAGGCCAAAGTGACGTGGAGATTATTTATAGCAACAGGTTTAATCTTTGCATAATCTTTGATGCTATTTGTAACCTTTTCTACTAATGAGTTTACTTTATTATCAAATTTTACTGCGATAAAAAGTCTTAGATTTTCATTCACTCAAAAGCTCCAATAGATTACGAAAAGCAATATTAGCAGTTCTTTCACGTATGGCTTCACGGTCACCATTAAATAGATATTTTTTAATGAAAACTTTATCTTTCATATTGATCCCTACAAAAACTGTACCTACAGGTTTATCTTTTGTCCCTCCATCAGGCCCAGCAATGCCCGTAGTAGCAATGACAATGTCACTATTGAAGATTTTTTTGCAACCTGTTAGCATCTCTTTACAGCATTCTTCACTGACGGCGCCAAACTTTTCCAGCGTTTCTTTTGATACATTCAAAATATTATTTTTTGCGTCGTTGCTATAGGAAACGATACTTCCTAAAAATGATTTTGAGCTACCAGGAATATCTGTTAATTTTTTAGCGATAAGGCCACCTGTGCAACTTTCAGCTGTGGAAATTGTAATATTTTTAGCAATGAGCTTTTTTAAAATGACTGATTCTAAAGTGTCATCATCTTCACCAAAATAGAATTTGTTTAATTTATCCTTTAATTTTTCAGCAAATGCCATAAGCTTTTCATAATTATAACTTCTGATTCTGACTATGATCATACCTTTTGAAGTATTGATAATGACTTCTGTATCATCGCTTTTCTCTGTATTGATGATTGCCTCATCTACATCAGATTCTGGGATACCAATAAATTTTAAATCCTTTTTGTAAATAGGTTTTAAATCGAATCTATTTTTTAAGAAAGGGACAACATAATTTTCAAACATATGTTTCATTTCATAAGGTATACCTGGTAAAGAAATTATCAAACTTCCACTGTTTTCAACACAAAAACCAACAGCTGTTCCTTTATCGTTTTGAAAAAGTATGGCATCTTTAGGTAAGTAAGCTTGATGTTTGTGGCTTTCTTTTATTTTGACCCCTCTTACAGCCAATTTATTTTCTATCGATTTGTAAACATCTTCATAAAATATAAATTCTCTATTTGCAGCTAAAGCTACTGTTTCAGCAGTGAGGTCATCAAAAGTTGGTCCGAGTCCACCAGTGGTAATTGTGAGATCATAATTTTTTAGTGCATAAGTAAAATTATCTACAAGAATCTCTTTATTATCAGGTAGAGCCTTTATTTCAACTATTTTAAACCCTAAATCTGTGAGATGTTTTGCCAGATAAGTAGAGTTAGTGTCGGTAATACTACCTTCTAAAATTTCGTTTCCAATGGCAAATATTGCACAATTCATATAAATAGCCTCAATACCAAAATAATAATAAGAGTGTAGATTGCAGCCAAAATATCATCTAACATAATTCCAACCCCACCCTTTACACTGTTTTCAACATTTTTGATGGGGTAAGGTTTAAGAATATCAAAAAATCTAAAAATGAAAAAGGCAAGTATAAGATTTAATAAATTATAAGGGACAAAAATCATTATGAAATAATAAGCAACTATTTCATCTATCACTACTTCAGCAGGATCCTCTTTTTCGTAATAGTGTTGATAATATTCGCTTGCAATTATACCGATGATAAACATTGCAATGAATAGCAAAAACTTGAAAAAAATTGAAAAATTTAATGTGATTAAAACTATTGGGATTGCAACAAGAGTTCCAAATGTTCCTGGAGCGTTTGGAACAAAACCCACATTAAAACCTGTTGCTATCCATTTTAAAAATTTGTGCATAAAAACTCCTTAATTTTGTAATTTAAAAGCTTCTTTTAAATCTATTTTTCCTTCATAAAAGGCTTTACCGACAATACATCCGTAAATACGAGGTATTTCTTGAAGTCTTATTATATCTTCTATCCCTTTTACACCTCCAGACGCAATTATTGGTATTTCAGAATAATTAGCTAATTTCTTCAACATATCAAAGTTTAAGCCGGTTAGCATACCGTCTCTACTGATATCTGTATATATTAAAGCATGAGGTTTGAGACGTTTATAATAATCGATAATTTCAAAGATTGTCACATCGCTTTTTTCATACCAACCATCTGTTGCTACATTTTCATCTTTACAGTCAAAGCCTAATATAACTCGATTTTCATATTTATTGATAACTTCTTTAGTAAATTCTCTGTTTTTTATAGCTGCAGTGCCTATAATTATATAGTTTATCCCTAAATTAAAATATTTTTCAGCTTTTTCAAAATTCCTTATACCTCCACCAACCTCAATCTCAAGATTGGTATTTTGTACGATTTTTGATATTATATCAAAATTAACCGTAGTCCCTTCTTTTGCGCCATCTAAATCAACAATATGGATTCGTTTTGCTCCTAAGTCCTGAAACATTTTTGCAACATCTAAAGGATTATCGAAATATTTTGTTGAGTCTTTCATTACCCCTTGCTTTAGCCTCACAACTTTCCCTTCTAAAATATCTATAGCAGGTATTACTAACATTTCCATTCCCCAAAATTTTTGACTATTTTTAAACCGTTTTCAGCACTTTTTTCTGGGTGGAACTGAGTAGCAACAATATTGTCTTTTGCGGTTATGGCTGTAAAATCAATTCCGTAATTGCAGGTGGCTATAGTATCTTCAATTACTGGAGCAGAATAAGAGTGAACAAAATAAAAATAAGAACCGTTTTTCAATCCGTTTATAATTGGATGAGATTTTAAGATATTTATTGTATTCCAACCCATATGAGGTATCTTTTTGCCATCTTTAACTATATCTTCAGGAAATTTTTTTATACTACCATTGAAATAGCCCAACCCTTCAAAAATTCCAAATTCGAAACTTTTCTCAAATAATAATTGCATCCCAACACAAATACCTAAAAAAGGTTTCCCCTTTTTAATGTTTTCATGGATTACTTCTACTAAATCTAAATTCACAAGGTTTTTGTAACAATCTCCGAAAGCTCCAACACCAGGTAATACAATATGTGTTGCACTATCTATTCTTTCTTTATCATTTGTAATTATGGCATCAAACCCTACATACTCAAAGGCTTTTTGAACACTCCTTACGTTACCAGAGTTATAATCTATTATAGCGATCATTTATTCTAACACCCCTTTTGTTGATGAAATTTTATCGTTATTTATTTTTATCGCTTCTTTGACACTTCTCGCAAAACTTTTAAAGATAGCTTCTGCAATATGATGAGAATTTTTCCCATCCCTTTTATTTATATGTAATGTTACTTTTGCATTTTTTGTAAATGCTTGAAAGAATTCTTCTATCAACTCTGTATGAAAATCACCAATTTTTTCAGTATAAAATTCTGCATTGAATACCAAAAAAGGTCTTCCAGAGAAATCGATAGCGGTCTCAACTAATGCCTCATCCATTGGAATTAATGAAAAACCGTATCTATTTATACCTTTTTTATCTCCCAAAGCCTGATAGAACGCTTTTCCCAAAAGGATGCCCACATCTTCTACTAAATGATGATAATCTACATGGGTGTCCCCTTTTGCTTTCAATTTCAAATCTATAGCTGAATGATGTGTGAAAAGCTCTAACATATGGTTAAAAAAGCCTACTTCTGTTTCTATTTCATATTCACCTTTACCATCGAGGTTTATAGTGAGTTTTATTTCAGTTTCTTTAGTTTTTCTTTCTAATGTAGCTGTTCTCATAGTTTATCCCCTAAAATAATCTCTTGCTTTAATAGTATAAAATACTATATAAATTTTACAATAAAATTAATAAAAATAAATAAACTTTTTGAGGTTTCAATGAACCTACGTAAGATTACGCCTCTTTATGAACTAAGTAAAAAAGATATAGAGCATATTAGATCTATTAAAGAAGATATGTTAAAGTTTAAAGATGATTTTGTGAACGATTTTTATAATTATATGGATAAAAAATTTGATTTTAGTGAGCGAATAGAAAAGGAAAAATTTGAAGTTCACAAAGATAAACTCAAAGTTTGGTATGATCGTTTTTTCAACGCAGATTTTACAAACGAATATTTTACATTTTTAATAAATGCAAGTCAAAAGCATGTCGATTTGAAAATAGAAGAAACTGCTATAAATGTGATGTTTAGCTTTTTAAGAAGGTGGTTTCATGAAAAAATATTTTTGATTTTAAGTGATGATTATAAAAGAAAAGAGGTGTTAATCAGTGTTCATAAGGCTATAGATATGAATGCAATGATAATGAATATGGCGTACCATGATGAACAGATAAAAAAATTTACATCTATATTTTCCCTAAGAGAGATGGTTATCTCATTTAGTGAGCGTTTTATGTTTTTTATGAACTCATTGCTGGTTTTGATATTAGTGATTTTGACTATTAATGCTACAATATTATTTTTTACAGAATTAGTAGATGCTTATACTCATTCAAGTGGAAAATTGCTCATCACAGCACTGGGATCTTTACTTATTTTATGGGTTTTAATTGAACTTTTACATACCGAAATACAACTATTAAAAGGTGGGAAGTTTAAAATAAGTGTTTTTATAGGGGTAGCGTTGATAGCGTTTATAAGGGACTTACTTATATTAACCTTAAAACATGAAGTAACAGGTAGTGGAACTATATTTGTCCTTGCATCGATTTTTATTCTCGGTTTAATATACTGGCTTGTTGCTAGAATGGAAAAGATGGATAATGTCAAAAGGAGCGTGAGATGATTGAATTTATAACGAAAAAACTTTTTGGTTCTTATAACGATAGATATCTAAAAAAAATAAGACCTATACTTGAAAAGGTAAACGCAAAAGAGCCTGAAATACAAGCTTTATCTAATGAAGAGCTCAGTAAAAAAACGGATGAGTTTAAATCAAGGCTTCAAAACGGTGAAACTCTCGATGATATTTTAGTTGATGCTTTTGCCGTTACTAGAGAAGTTAGTAAAAGAACTTTGAATATGAGACATTTCGATGTTCAGATATTAGGTGGTTATGTATTACATAAAGGCAAAATTGCTGAGATGAAAACTGGTGAGGGTAAAACCCTTGTAGCAACCCTAGCATTGTATTTAAATGCTTTAACTGAAAAAGGTGCTCACTTGGTTACTGTTAATGATTACCTTGCAAGACGTGATGCCATGTGGATGGCCCCAATTTATCTCTTTCTTGGTTTAACCGTGGGTGTTATACAGCACGAAATATCTTATTTGGTAGAATGGGATAATAAAGAAAAGTTTACAACAAAACTTGTGGAGTGCGATAGAAAAACCGCTTATCAGGCTGATATTACTTATGGGACAAACAATGAGTTTGGTTTTGATTATTTAAGAGACAATATGAAGTATGATATAAATGATTATGTTCAAAGAGACCTTCATTATGCAATAGTTGACGAGGTTGATAGTATATTGATTGATGAAGCAAGAACTCCATTAATTATAAGCGGACCTACAGATGAAAGAACTGATAAATATTATGAAATAGATAGAGTGGTTCGAGTTTTAAAAAAGGATGAAGATTATACCGTTGATGAGAAAAGCAGAACAGTTAAGTTAACAGATTCTGGTATTAACAAGATAGAAAAAGCATTAAATATAGATAATCTTTTCGATGTAAGGCATGTTGATACTCTTCATTTTGTAAATAACGCCCTTAAAGCTCATGCTCTTTTCAAAAGGGATGTTGATTATGTGGTTCAGGATGGAAAAGTTATTATTGTTGATGAATTTACAGGTAGATTAATGCCTGGTAGAAGATTCTCAGAAGGGTTGCATCAGGCTTTGGAAGCAAAAGAAGGTGTAGAGATTGAAAGTGAAAATCAAACGTTAGCATCTATTACATTTCAAAATTATTTTAGGATGTATGAGAAACTTGCAGGTATGACTGGTACAGCGGCTACAGAAGCGCAGGAGTTTAGAGAAATTTATGGTCTTGATGTAATTGTTATACCTACTCACAAACCGATGATAAGAAAAGACTTTCCTGATGTGATTTATAGAACTGCAAAAGAGAAGTATGATGCCATCGTGGATGAGATTGTAGAAATGCATTCTATTGGTAGACCTGTGCTTGTAGGTACTACTTCTATAGAAAAATCTGAATATTTAAGCAAACTTCTTAGGAAAAAAGGGATACCACATGAAGTTTTAAATGCAAAATATCATGAGCGAGAAGCCCAGATTGTTGCAAAGGCTGGTGAAAAAAAAGCAGTTACAATAGCAACAAATATGGCTGGAAGGGGTACGGATATCAAACTTGGGCCTGGTGTTGCAGAGCTTGGTGGCTTGCATATTCTTGGTACTGAACGACATGAATCAAGAAGAATTGATAATCAGTTAAGAGGTAGAGCCGGTAGGCAGGGTGATCCAGGGTCTTCACGTTTCTTTCTAAGTTTAGAAGATGATTTACTCAGGATTTTTGGCTCTGATAAAATTTCTGCGATAATGAACAAATTGGGTATGAAGGAGGGCGAGCCAATAGAACATCCTCTAATTTCTCGGGCGATTGAGAATGCTCAGAAAAAAGTAGAGGCGATGCACTTTGAAATAAGAAAGCATTTATTAGAATATGACAATGTTATGAATCAACAAAGACAGGTCGTTTACACTTTGAGACGGACAATTTTAGAAGGGAAAGATCTTGATGACATTGTCAACGAACATATTGAAAATGTCCTTGATGGTTTAATAAAAGAGTTTATTGATGCTCCGGATGATCCTGATTTTGAAAGTTTTGCAAAGAGTATTGAGAAGATTTTTGATATCAAAATAGATTTAACGGATAGGCAATCTAAAAAGGATATTGATGAGGATAAAAAGGTTATTTTGCAAAAAATAAATGAAAAAATTGAGATGAAGAAAAATGAAATTGGTGAGCATTATTATGGGTTTGTAAGATTTTTGCTTATTAACATTCTTGATAATAGATGGAAGGAACATTTATTGAATATGGACTATCTAAGAGATTCTGTTGGGTTAAGAGGATACGGTCAAAAAGATCCACTTATCGAATACAAAAGGGAATCTTATAACCTATTTATGGATATGATGAATAGGATATCTTTTGAATTTGTTGAATTTTTGTCTCATGTTCAAGTTGAAAGGGATGAAGAACTTGAATTGAAACAGGAAGAGAAAAATATTAAGGAAGAGAGAAGGGATATTTTTAGTGATGAGCAACCTAAAGAGGAGAAGAAGAAACCTATAAAACGTGCCACTCCTAAGGTTGGTAGAAATGATCCATGCCCTTGTGGAAGTGGGAAAAAATATAAAAAGTGTTGTGGTGCTAATCAGTAAAACTGATTAGAGGTAAAAATTTTTTTTAAGTATATAAAAGAGTGTTTATGTCATAAGCACTCTTTTTTTTCAGAAATTTATTAGCTCAAGGTAGTTATATAATAATTGGACAGTAGTAGTTGTATAAAATTAATTTGGTAAATTATAAAGGTCTGATTTTTCAATCTTTGCAAGGCATGAAAATTAATAATAATCGATGTTTTAATTGTAGCAAAAGCCTATTATGATAATCTTATTGATTTAGAAGGTAAATATCTATATCATAATATCTAAAGGGAAGATGAAGGGATATGCTTAAAGAAATAGGTGAAACAGTAAAATATAAATGGCTGATTGAAGAGGTAAATATTGAGAAACTCTTTGATCTTATTGATAAGTGGCGACTACCTCTACCTATCGGTGTAACTTTGTTTAAAAGAGGGATACTAACATCTGATGATCTGCACGCTTTTTTCAATACACCTTTGCAGAGTCTTAAAAACCCTTTTCATATGAAAGATATGGAAAAAGCTGTAAGAAGGGTTTATGAAGCTATCATTTCTGGTGAAAAGATTTGTGTATATGGCGATTATGATGTTGATGGTGTTACTTCAACTGCACTTATCTACCTCTTTTTAAAAGAAGTAGGAGCAAATGTGGGTTATTATATCCCAAATAGAATTGAAGAAGGGTATGGCTTAAATAAAGAGGCTATCAATGAACTGAGAGCTAGAGGTGTTGAGTTATTAATTACAGTTGATTGTGGAATAACGGCATTAGATGAAATAAAATTTGCGAAAAACATTGGTATGGATGTAATCATAACAGATCATCATAAGCCTCTTGAAAGTTTACCTGAAGCTCACAGCATCCTAAACCCTTTACAACCTGGAGATGAGTATAAGTTTAAACATCTATCAGGTGTTGGTGTAGCATTTAAGTTTATAATGGCTTTGAGATATTCTTTATCTTTAAATAATTTTTTTAAAGATAAGATACCCAACTTGAAAAAATATCTTGATATAGTGGCTCTTGGGACAATTGCAGATGTGGTTCCTATGGTTGATGAAAATAGAATCTTTGTAAAACATGGACTAAAAGTTTTATCTAAGAAAGATGTTAGGATCGGATTACAAGAGCTAAAGCGTGTTACAGGGCTTTTGAATACTAACATTGAAGTATCCCATGTTGGCTATGTGTTAGCACCAAGAATAAATGCTGTTGGAAGATTGGGGGAAAGCGATAGAGGGGTAAAATTATTAATTACTAAAAATAAAAATGAAGCAAGATGGCTTGCTGAAGAATTAGATATAGAAAATAGATATCGTCAAGAAATGGAAAAGAAAATATTAAATGATACCTTTAATAAAATTGAAAAATTAGGACTTGCAAATAAATATGCAGGAATGGTTTTATTTTCAGATAGATGGCATCCTGGGATTATTGGCATAGTGGCTTCAAGAGTTGCAGAAAAATATAATAAACCAACCATTGTGATTTCAGTGGAAAACGGAATAGGGAAAGGTTCTGCAAGAAGTATATCTGATTTCCATCTATATGATTGTTTACAAGAGCTGTCGGATCTTTTTTTGAAATTTGGAGGGCATAAATATGCTGCTGGATTACAGCTTTATGAAAGAGATATTAAGGTATTACAAAAAAGATTTCATGAGTTGGTAAGGAAATATAGAGATGTAGGTTCTGAAAAGTCTTCTATTGTGATAGATGCAATTGTAGAGCCCAAAGATATTAATATGGATTTGATGAACTGGATAGAGAGAATGAAACCTTTTGGACAAGGAAATCCTGAACCTGTTTTTTGTTTAAAAAGGGTTAGAAAGTACCAGCAGTTTGGTTTTACAGGTAGGGATAGAAGCCATGTTCGTGGTTTTGTTGAAAAAGATGGGTATATTTTTGAGATTGTTGGTTATAATATGAAAGAATATAAATATTTTTTGAAAAATTATGATAAATTTGATATTTTATTCACCCCAGAAATTAATCAGTGGTTTGGGGATAGATCGATATTATTGAAGATTAAGGATTTTAAAAGAGCATAATATGCCTGAAGATAAAAAAACCGTCAGATTATTAGATATTCAAGAAAAGCTTGTTAAAAATGGTATTACTGATCTTGAAAAACTTCACAAGGCTTATGTATATGCAGCAACAAAGCATCGAGGCCAGCTTAGAAAAAGTGGAGAACCATACCTTTCTCATCCATTAAATGTGGCTTACATATTAGCTGAAATGAATATGGATCTTGATACCGTGGTTGCTGGGCTTTTGCATGATACTTTAGAAGATACAGATGCTACCTATGAAGAGCTTGTAAACCTATTTGGTGAGGATGTAGCTTTTTTAGTTGATGGTGTTTCAAAAATTGGAAAGATAAATTTTAAATCTCACGAAGAGAAGCAAGCTGAAGCTTTTAGAAAAATGCTGATATCCATGTCTAAGGATATCAGAGTTATTGTTATAAAGCTTGCAGATAGACTCCATAATATGAGGACAATAAATTTTCTCCCTGAAGAAAAGAAGAAAAGGATAGCAAAGGAGACTCTTGAAATATATGCTCCACTTGCTCATAGGTTAGGTATTGCATGGATAAAGTGGGAGCTGGAAGATTTATCTTTTAGAATTTTAAATCCTGAAGCTTATTATGACATTTATAATAAAGTTAAACTTAAAAGAAGTGAAAGGGAGCAGTATTTAAAAGAGGTTATCAATATAGTTAAAGAAGTTTTAGAGAAAGAAGGGATAAAAGCAGAGGTTACTGGAAGGCCTAAGCACTTTTATAGTATATATACTAAAATGATACGTAAAAAAACATCTTTTGATGAAATTTATGATTTGCTTGCTTTAAGAGTGTTGGTTAACACTGTGGGTGAATGCTATGCGGTGTTGGGGATTATTCACAATCTATGGAAGCCAATTCAGGGGAGGATTAAAGATTATATAGCTATGCCAAAATCTAATATGTATCAGTCTTTACATACTACAGTAATTGGTCCAAGAGGTATGAAGGTTGAATTTCAAATTAGAACTTATGAAATGCATAGAATAGCAGAAGAGGGTATTGCTGCTCACTGGAAGTATAAAGAGGGTAAAGTATTTGATCCTAAAGAGGATACTACATTTATTTGGCTGAGACAACTTTTAGAGCAGAAAGATCTCAAAGATCCAAAAGAGTTTGTAGAGGCATTAAAAGAGGATGTATTGCCAATACAGATTTATGTTTTTACTCCAAATGGGGATATTGTAGAGTTGCCAGTTGGTTCTACACCTATTGATTTCGCTTATGCAATACATACAGAAGTGGGGCATCGTTGTGTAGGAGCAAAAGTTGATGGAAGGATGGTATCTCTAAAGTATAAGTTGAAAAATGGTGAAAAGGTTGAAATTTTAACATCTCCAAATCAAGAGCCTCGTAGAGATTGGTTGAATATTGTCAAAACAAATAGAGCAAAAACTAGAATAAGAAGTTATTTGCGCAAGAAAGAAGAAGATAAAGCTTTGGAGATTGGTAAGCAACTTTTAGACAAAATATTTAAAGAGAATAATCTTGTTTTTGATGATATTGTAAAAGATAAAAGCAATTTGAATAAAATATTAGAAAAATTTAGCTTACGAGATTATGATGATTTAATAAAATCTGTAGGGTATGGCAGGCTTTCTCCTAAGCAAGTAGTGCATCTTTTTTCAAAAAAAGATGAGACTACAACTCCTCAGATATCAAAGAGAACACATAGAAAAGATCCTTTCATAATAGACGGTATTGAAGATATGATGATAAAGATTGCTCAATGTTGCAAACCGTTGCCAGGTGATAAGATAAAAGGGTATATCACAAGAGGAAGAGGGATTGTTGTCCATAAAGAAGACTGTAAGAATTTTAAAAACATAGCAATTGATGAAAACAGAGTAATTGATGTTCAGTGGAATGTGGATAAAAATTTTAAAATGTCTGTTAAAATTGATTCTATTACTGAGGATAGACCTGGAATACTGAGTGAAATTGCAAATGTGATAAAGGATATGGGTATAAACATTGTTGAGTTCTCTGCAAGACCAATAATGAAGGGGAAAGCAAGACAGGTATTTAGTGTTGAAGTTAATGATAAAAATCAGCTTAATAGATTAATAACTAAGATTAAATCTATCCCAGGTGTAGAAAATATAAAAATTTTATAATATGTTTATTGTAAAGAAATTTATTACATATTTTTTGATACCACCAGGTGTTTTTATTTTAATCAATTTGATATTAGCTTTTTTGACAAAAGAAAAATTAATCAAAAGGTTTTTAATTTTTTCAGCTTTAATAATTTATTTTCTATCAATTAGCCCAACAAAAGATATTTTACTTTACCCTCTTATTGTAAAGTTTGAAGATAAGAAATGCAGTGACTTTGATGCTGTAGTAATATTGGGTGGGGGTGTTTATGCTGATGGTGAGTTAAAAGAGGATTCTTTGAAAAGATTGGTAGAGGGTTATCTTATTGCCAAAAAAGCAAATAAACCGATTATTCTTTCAGGTGGCAAAGTTTTTAAAAATTTAGAGCCGGAATCATTGATAATGAGAAATAAACTTCTCAATTTAGGATTTGATGGTGAAATTTTTATTGATGATACAAGTAAAGATACAAATGAAAATGCTACTTTTGTTAAGAAAATTATTGCTGCAAACAATTTTAATAAAGTCCTTCTCATTACTTCAGGATATCATGCAATGAGAAGCAAGATGTTGTTTGAAAAACATGGAATAAATAGTTGTGTTGTTTTGGTGGATAAAAAGATTGATAAAAAATATAATTTTGTGGATTTTTTACCGGTAGCTTCTAATTTACATACAATTTCAAAAGTAATCAAAGAATATTTGGGGATTTTATATTATTCTATGAAATAAAAAAAAGCTGCAGTTAGGACTGCAGCTTTTTTAGCTTTGACAATATATTAAAAGAAACTTCTATTGGGCAGTAATTTAGTTCCCCTTTGCTTGCTTCATTACCTCTTCCACAAAATTTTCCTGCTTTTTTTCGATACCCTCACCCAGTTGATATCTTACAAATCTTCTAACTTTTATATTTTCGCCTATTTTAGCGATTTTTTCAGCTATATATTGAGATACAGTCAAATCAGGGTTTTTTACAAATGGTTGATCTAAAAGACAGATGCTTTCTAGATATTTTCTCACCTGTCCTTCAACAATTTTTTCAATTATATGATCTGGTTTTCCCTGCTCTTTAGCTTTTGCTATATAAATCTCTTTTTCTTTGTCTATAACTTCTTGAGGAACTTCCTCTTTTGATACATAAAGAGGGTTTGAAGCACAAATATGCATAGCTATGTCATGGCAAAGCTCTTTAAACTCATCGGTTCTTGCAACAAAATCTGTTTCACAGTTTATTTCAACTAAAACCCCTATTTTTCCACCACCGTGGATGTATGAGGCTACCAAACCTTCTGCAGCAACTCTTCCAGCTTTTTTAGCTGCATCTGCAAGCCCTTTCTTTCTTAAATATTCGATAGCTTTTTCTATATTACCATCTGTTTCTTGCAGGGCTTTTTTACAGTCCATCATCCCTGCGCCAGTTTTTTCTCTTAATTCTTTTACTAATGCTGCTGTTATTTGAGCCATTATTACTCCTCCTTAG is a window encoding:
- the secA gene encoding preprotein translocase subunit SecA, whose product is MIEFITKKLFGSYNDRYLKKIRPILEKVNAKEPEIQALSNEELSKKTDEFKSRLQNGETLDDILVDAFAVTREVSKRTLNMRHFDVQILGGYVLHKGKIAEMKTGEGKTLVATLALYLNALTEKGAHLVTVNDYLARRDAMWMAPIYLFLGLTVGVIQHEISYLVEWDNKEKFTTKLVECDRKTAYQADITYGTNNEFGFDYLRDNMKYDINDYVQRDLHYAIVDEVDSILIDEARTPLIISGPTDERTDKYYEIDRVVRVLKKDEDYTVDEKSRTVKLTDSGINKIEKALNIDNLFDVRHVDTLHFVNNALKAHALFKRDVDYVVQDGKVIIVDEFTGRLMPGRRFSEGLHQALEAKEGVEIESENQTLASITFQNYFRMYEKLAGMTGTAATEAQEFREIYGLDVIVIPTHKPMIRKDFPDVIYRTAKEKYDAIVDEIVEMHSIGRPVLVGTTSIEKSEYLSKLLRKKGIPHEVLNAKYHEREAQIVAKAGEKKAVTIATNMAGRGTDIKLGPGVAELGGLHILGTERHESRRIDNQLRGRAGRQGDPGSSRFFLSLEDDLLRIFGSDKISAIMNKLGMKEGEPIEHPLISRAIENAQKKVEAMHFEIRKHLLEYDNVMNQQRQVVYTLRRTILEGKDLDDIVNEHIENVLDGLIKEFIDAPDDPDFESFAKSIEKIFDIKIDLTDRQSKKDIDEDKKVILQKINEKIEMKKNEIGEHYYGFVRFLLINILDNRWKEHLLNMDYLRDSVGLRGYGQKDPLIEYKRESYNLFMDMMNRISFEFVEFLSHVQVERDEELELKQEEKNIKEERRDIFSDEQPKEEKKKPIKRATPKVGRNDPCPCGSGKKYKKCCGANQ
- the recJ gene encoding single-stranded-DNA-specific exonuclease RecJ, coding for MLKEIGETVKYKWLIEEVNIEKLFDLIDKWRLPLPIGVTLFKRGILTSDDLHAFFNTPLQSLKNPFHMKDMEKAVRRVYEAIISGEKICVYGDYDVDGVTSTALIYLFLKEVGANVGYYIPNRIEEGYGLNKEAINELRARGVELLITVDCGITALDEIKFAKNIGMDVIITDHHKPLESLPEAHSILNPLQPGDEYKFKHLSGVGVAFKFIMALRYSLSLNNFFKDKIPNLKKYLDIVALGTIADVVPMVDENRIFVKHGLKVLSKKDVRIGLQELKRVTGLLNTNIEVSHVGYVLAPRINAVGRLGESDRGVKLLITKNKNEARWLAEELDIENRYRQEMEKKILNDTFNKIEKLGLANKYAGMVLFSDRWHPGIIGIVASRVAEKYNKPTIVISVENGIGKGSARSISDFHLYDCLQELSDLFLKFGGHKYAAGLQLYERDIKVLQKRFHELVRKYRDVGSEKSSIVIDAIVEPKDINMDLMNWIERMKPFGQGNPEPVFCLKRVRKYQQFGFTGRDRSHVRGFVEKDGYIFEIVGYNMKEYKYFLKNYDKFDILFTPEINQWFGDRSILLKIKDFKRA
- a CDS encoding RelA/SpoT family protein; this translates as MPEDKKTVRLLDIQEKLVKNGITDLEKLHKAYVYAATKHRGQLRKSGEPYLSHPLNVAYILAEMNMDLDTVVAGLLHDTLEDTDATYEELVNLFGEDVAFLVDGVSKIGKINFKSHEEKQAEAFRKMLISMSKDIRVIVIKLADRLHNMRTINFLPEEKKKRIAKETLEIYAPLAHRLGIAWIKWELEDLSFRILNPEAYYDIYNKVKLKRSEREQYLKEVINIVKEVLEKEGIKAEVTGRPKHFYSIYTKMIRKKTSFDEIYDLLALRVLVNTVGECYAVLGIIHNLWKPIQGRIKDYIAMPKSNMYQSLHTTVIGPRGMKVEFQIRTYEMHRIAEEGIAAHWKYKEGKVFDPKEDTTFIWLRQLLEQKDLKDPKEFVEALKEDVLPIQIYVFTPNGDIVELPVGSTPIDFAYAIHTEVGHRCVGAKVDGRMVSLKYKLKNGEKVEILTSPNQEPRRDWLNIVKTNRAKTRIRSYLRKKEEDKALEIGKQLLDKIFKENNLVFDDIVKDKSNLNKILEKFSLRDYDDLIKSVGYGRLSPKQVVHLFSKKDETTTPQISKRTHRKDPFIIDGIEDMMIKIAQCCKPLPGDKIKGYITRGRGIVVHKEDCKNFKNIAIDENRVIDVQWNVDKNFKMSVKIDSITEDRPGILSEIANVIKDMGINIVEFSARPIMKGKARQVFSVEVNDKNQLNRLITKIKSIPGVENIKIL